From the genome of Vespa velutina chromosome 25, iVesVel2.1, whole genome shotgun sequence:
CAACTTTTATTTTcagattttgaaaaagaaattataaatgtaaaattcaatattttatcgaattccattttatcgaaagaacattattattaaaatatttactatttattggaaaattttttgttcaatttcgtttaaattgatttaatttctttataaaacgtGCACAATTTCTAGTTATTATTTGATACAACGTAAAGCTATTAGCTGAAACAAATCtgtaaatatgttatttagTTTTGCCTTAgacaatttaatatattcgtttgctaaatataaatttcatcaaTATAAGTAACTCTTTCTAAGCATTATATTTcctgtaatattttatcgaatatttaacTACCCGTTTAAATTTTAAGCAAAAATTAATTGGAAATATGATATCAAGAAGCTACATTACCAATATggatacatatttaaataacaaatcatTGCGGTATTCAGCTATAGATATTTGGAAATTAAATTTGGTATCCAGCTGTTCATAACGCTTTATACGTTTGATCGTGAATGTATTAATGTTCGAGAAGTACTGTGTTCGACTTTGGAAACCTTTTTCTAaaccattcttttttattgtttttcataaatttggAAACGAATTTCACTGTAATTTTCTACATGACTTCCATCAAAGTCATTATGTAACTAAGTAGAGAATATTTTCTgtctaaatattaattttaacgttAACATTAGAAAAGATACCAAAAACAAACAATTGAGGATCCTACTTTCTATTAGGCTTTACTGCTGCCAATTTCTAATATGGTTTACTAGAAAGAAGGAGACTTTTGATaattctttatcaattttcttcttcttaaaagtatctattaaatgtattaaatattaaatactattCAGTGAAGACATAGAATCAtagaattgaatgaaaatcttatcacaagataaaaataataatcgattgtaAATGAAGGACTCACCGAattttcgacaattttttcCATTCGTTTAGGGacacttttatcttttttcctactAATCAAAATGTAAATGCAGTTTATGTCAGGGCATcctcgtaataatttttcaattaacatTTTTCCCATAAAACCTGTGCCGCcgtttataaaaagaatttacataGAAAGTTTTTCCGTCGTTAATTTGTCGATGTTTTCAACTGAAGATAGCGTTTAATTTGGCGAATATTCGTTCGATGTTCCAAGTCCCAAATCCTTTTTCGCTACAGTTGTTTCTTGATCGTCCGCTTTTACTTGCACTTCCATCATTTCTGTTCCTTCAAATCGATctgtaaacaaaaatattaacatattcttcgatcgttctttttctattctttagcACGAGTTCCTCCACATACTTCTTATTAGTAGGCAgataattctattaaaaaaaaatattataatcgtatcttcgaatattattttagcaTTCTCCAGTCCCatgtaattaattgatttttgttCACATAATCAAGCTATAACATTATCTGAATTAATACCGATTGAATGAAAAGAGATCATGGCTGTTCTTACATGGATGCTTCTATAATATTCTAAGCCactaatacatttattatattttaaacatataaaagtGTAATTAGAAAATCGTTTGATCTGTGATcagttgaaaataattcagtATCTTCATATGTGTGTCtacttatatacatgcatatttatatatgatcgtACCGTTATTCAAGCGCGCcagaatgtaaaataatttgcaaacaagaaattattaaataaaatcttgcAATATATCTTCGACGTGTTCACTTTAATCGTTTGTCttaatatgttttcttttctaacaaCACCTTGAATTTATTCCATCGATAAATCGACACGTATTGTTTCACCAGGTcaaggaaaaaatagataggAAATTTGATTTGTATCGCCACTAgaaattcattcataattaatacatattttattttgcgtTTACGTATAACAACAAAATgcaagaattatatatttaaatacatttatacataagaagaataaggcAGGAATACAGTTAATACTCAATGTGATCTAAAATGATAGCTTAGTcattttatgttaattacaCATATTAATGGGGTTTATAGCTATGTACACAGCCACCGACATTATACTTGTTAGcgaacattttaataattttcaatcttgGATAATCGTCGCAAGTGCAAACTTACTAATTTCGTGCAATGtagaaataatggaaaagtgatttatttttcatttatatttcattttatttataaatgatgcTATTTCAAATTCTATTCCATAATTTGGGTTTATATTGTATCTTATCTTACCAGTACCATTTAATTTGTAGTTATTTGAAGTCTTAATATTACATAGTaagatttcatatttattatatttactaatgAGAAGAAGgcttataattatagtaagaATTATTTGACGAGAGACAATCTGATTTTCATGTGACAATCGTATTGTTTGACttctacatttttaaattttctattgatgtaaaataaaaattatgaaatttttaatgaacataTGACTTTTACTTACTTTCTGAAGAATTTTCCAATATGCAGATCAAGAATTGATTATGTTATCTACGAAAATATCTAGATCAGTCATCTATCAACGTTACTCGAATGAAGCTTATCGTTCCACTAAATTTTATTGCAGAAAATAGTTACCTTTTATATCCACTATTTAACAACACAATAACCtatagatttaaatttataatttgatttaaatgagTTAAGCTATGTTCATAAAATTTCAACAATTGTGCATGCCGTACATCTTAGAGAATGCAAGTTTTTCGATTAaactgataaataatttaaaactaCTTTGATCTGCCCTTTAATACCTATTCTTttacatacaattttttttacgtataattttaactttaataaaagtaattttgaaagtcatatctctttttaaaatatgcgATCAGAGCAACGGAAGTCATTTAGAAGTCATTTTACGAGtcgtatttaatataatgtattttccACTacctattattattgaaacattCATATTGAGTTATTCAAAAagtcattcctttttttttttgtgaaaatgaaagacaattttcgtataatgaacaaatattttattaaattatatattggccATTCTGGTCCAATACCTTTTACCATCTTTCTGGTAGTAGTATTATTCCACgccaataaaatttttggtcTTTACTGGCAAAAAACTGATCGAGGTTGTTTTTGATCTCTTCATTTGAAGTGACCGACTAACAAATTTTGCAGTGACCGGAACGAATAATAATCCGGAGGTTCCAGATCTGGATAATATGGTGGATGTGTCATTGTATCTCATTCAAGCTGAAAAAGCTTTTAGCAAGTGACCAAACTTGTATGAGGTCTCGCATTATCTTGTTGGAACACTACACCTTTTCTGTTGATTAGTTCTGGCCTTTTCTGTTAAAGTGCATCATTCAGTTTGTTCAGCTAATGACAGTAGACTTCTGAATTAATTGTTGTATTATCCGGAAAaaactcaaaaaaaaagatttctttaaaatccCACCAAACAGACAGCAACACCTTTTTTTGATGGATATTGGCTTTGGAAATGCTTTGAGCCGGTTCGTCTTTTTTACTCCATGATCTCTTGCGTTTGACATTGTTGTATACATCCAATTTTTCGTTCCCAGTAATGATGCGCTTCAAAAATGGATTATTTTCGTGACGTTTGAGAAGCGAATCACAAACGTCAACGCGACGACACAAATTTCTTTCCGTGAGAACATGAGAAACCCATATATCGAGCTTCGAGGTTAAACTCAGGCCTTTAAAGTGGTCATAAATAGTTGGATTTGATAAATTCAACCTCTCATGGATCTCACGTGTTGTTATTCACCGATTTGCATCAACTAAAGCCTTTATCGTGTCTATCAGTTTCAACCGGCCTTCCAGAACGTGGTGCATCTTCGACATCAAAATTGCCGCATCGAAATTTTGCGAACCAATTGTGACACTGACGTACTGTCAACACACCTTCTCCATACACATCGGTTAATTTCTTTCTGGCTTGAAcagcatttttatcttttctatagtaaaaaagtaaagtatGATGAAAATGCTGCTTATTGCTCTCTATATTTAAAAGGGCACCAATCAAAAACTACTGCGTAGAATCAATAGGATATTTTCACACACAAGCCTTGCTATATCAGCTCTCAAGACATATAATGATTATGCGGTTTCAGTgtgaaaaaatacaattaggtgcaaaaaaatacaattaaatcctCTGtcaggaaaaaacgaaatgacTTTCCGATCGactcaatatttatataacgaccatacatacatacatatatatatataatgatataaatatatatgtataacgagttatttcataaaaatggGACGAACTTTAAAAAATGGTAAAGATGCtaagaaaagtatttttcgttcatagCTGACTAAGTCACGAATTAAACATTAAGGTTAGAGGTCTTAAGGGAACTGttgaaatgtattatttagttaattaaaattcatatttactGGGTTGGAAAAGAACAATACGTATGCAAATTTAATCTAAGGAAATGACTTTATACCTTTACGTAAGTTCTTTTAACCCGAAATATACGGTCATTTTAGTTACGATCATAGATTACATTACAAACGCTCATAGATCAAACAGtttctcattatttataattttataaaattatagaggCATAAATATAAGAACTGTCCTGATTACTTTTTATCCAATGGAAGTTAATAATGATCTTGTGGACGCACgattatacgaagaaaaataacgtcataacattgtaaaatgtgtgaataattttcgattataaaatatattttttttaattgctttttttaatagaatcatTAATCAATCTTCAATAACACTAATGTTAGGTGAATGGAAAAATTCGttctaaaaatagaaaaaaaacaatcaaattgaatcaatcaaattaataagataagaatttttcaatatcttcaGGTTTACGTTCATACATACGTTTGCAGATCAATTTCGAAGAGCAGAAATGATGGGAATGACGATAAAAGCGAACGAACGGGAAAAGGCTGTTGCAACAACAGTTGAAATTGAACACTTTGACCGAAAGTACGCCAACTAATTTAGTgtcaaaaattattgtttaatagaATTCTTTCAAAGTCATATTTCTCATGTAGTAACACAATTATGAGCTTCGTTTATTGGTCGAGAGAGTCAGATAAATACctcatataattttcaaaagtcTATGGTTAAATACTACAAAATGCACCTATTTAAGTTcgtacgaatataaaaaaaatatacatcttCATATCATacttataattgtttttttaaagagCTGGCactatcaaaagaaaatttttttatgccATTAAAGGAGGGaattaatcgatgaaaataaactGAAAGACGTTGAAGTGGATTTTTATAGATCACAAGCCTATAGAATCGATTTGAAgaagttatataatttttcgtgAACAAGgtaggaaataatttttcgacttcatattgatataaaaatatattacatactgttatatatatctaatagtCAGActtttagagaaaaatatatgaagaagcatagtagaaaaaaaaacatatcgaataaaaactaAATCTCCCCTAGGAATTCAGGTTAATCAAACATAATGGAGATAATATATGCATTAGCAGAAATAGATTGAAAAATTGTTAGAATAATGTATCGCTACATCTGTATACTAAacaagaattttataaaaaataattagtctTCCATACACTTCTAATCCTTACAAAATTGCCCATCTCCTGGTCACGGTCCGGTCACCCGTGAAACATGGTCGTCAAGTCATCTAAATGGGGCCTAAACACAAATGTCGATATGTTAGGAAGCATTAGTCCGAAAGagcaattataaaataaacgtaCTTCAAAAACAACGGCACTAGAACGTCGCGGTGAAAGAATGCAAGTTATTGCCGCATGATGTCACCCGAATCAATTATCGTCTTGATTCTTCTAAAAACATATGTGATTCataaattcttgttataaAAAAGCCAATATAAATTTGCCATTAACGTCGTTGGTATCACACAATATAATTGGAATTAGATACAATAAATGCGATTTTTAAATGTTGTATCAAGATGAAGAATAGGCATAAACGTCATAAGTCGAAAGATGAAGttcagatattattataaattattataaatgaatgcTGTTTTTCACAATGTTATATGTTATTCAATGTTATTATCTATTGTTactatttaagaaattttttgaaagggaaagagaggtagatattaatatttttctttgtgaaACTTACAAAAGTGACGCGGACGAGGAGGATATGGAAATGTATTTTCTTGAAGCTATTCAAAAATGGAATCCCCCGATTCTAATCAAtctaaaattattgtaattcgTAAATATGACTGACAGAATTCGTTACACTTTCTCAATTGCTATCATTCCTGAAATATGTAAAGAGACAAGatgatttttctattatctattCTAGAGCATGAGACAAGTAAAATAGatgtatttaaatgatatttacatAACTATTTTGTGACTTAGATAAATGATGATAGGtttagaaaatgattttttaaatgtattttccGCCAGTtgctatattttttatcaacaaaacatatagaaaaatatcaaaatatcttACGGATTAACCATTTGCCGTCTTACCAGAGACTAAACAGTTAACAATTTTGCTATAAAAAGTTTTCCCTACACTATTTTCGAAATTCTATGTAAGATGGTAAACTTTCTGTTAAGATATTGTAAGGTAGTCAAGATGTGATTGCCGGTTTTTTAGAAGTTTCAAATCAAAAGATCTAATAcggtataaatttcatttcttctcaaGTTCCTGTAACCTTATTTTAATAGTTTTAAGGATGAACTGgttgaaattaatatgaaatattcaatttcaattacAAATTATCCAGATATACTAggaattatttgtaaatgaatataaggtaataatatctaaaaattatgaaaaagaagatgattgtaatcataattaatatgaaaataaatttatcatcatGATTTGTAAGaaagatacatttttatacaaCTTTGAAATCCAATCCACATTAAGTACTATATcctcatttgaaatataattcgcTTAAATCTACAAATATCAACAGAGTACAGATTGAAGTGTACTTTCAGGCGCAAGGATTAACATTCATATAAAGAATTATGTATAGAagatcttaatattttttacacaattataattagactatattgatatcaatttcaaacaaaacaaaaaacttcTCAAAGTTGTATTGTCACTTTCATTAACTTCAGTTGTTTATTTTACCCATATTCGAATGTTACAAGTGTCTGAATATCATCATCCAAGTTATCATAAGGAATACGCAGAAGATAAAAAGTTTGAATGCTTGGTGTTTCCAGTAAAGccttgaaaattaaaaaagcaaGTATTATTTGAAGGTCATTGTGAATAATAGACGATCAATGAGGAAGTGAATACCTTCGACATTTTATACGAGCTTGTGGAAGCGTTTCAATGGGATCCTTTAAGATGTACATTCTTATGCCTAGAATGTAATTTTCAAAGTATGTGTCCCAAATGAGATCCTTTAtatcacaaaagaaaaatttgcgaTCATCCGTCGTTAACTTATTCAACAGTTCGTTCCATCTTTTATTAGTGAAGTTCAATTTGGTACAGGTAAAATAACTGAATATGTTCGACagtgtataaatttttttatacaatttgaGCAACCTTAAACATAAGcgtaaatttgtttaaaattgtATGATCGTTGAAAAGATAGGTGTCgcatatagaaataattaaagttacatttatagaaaagaaaattataaagaaaaatataagaaaaatatacgaacACTGGAAcctcaaagagaaaataagtgctatagaaaaaatacaagTCTGATAGATGATAAAGATGTAAATATAGCAACTGTGCCAAAGAAAAGGTACTTAAAGATCGGCTACTAAAAGAAAGGAGATGGGAGATCCAATTTTGTTACCAGAATTTTACGGACTTTTAAGGAAGATGACAATAAGTAAGAACAAGACACCTCGAATTTCTAACGGCTTTTTGGAAAAGGGGAGACACAATTATGACAATTGATATTTCATTCGGTTCGTAAGATGCATGATACCGGCGAAGTATCATATGAATAATGTGATAATTGTTATGTACTTAAGAAAAGAAGGTGCTGACAAGGGTGTAAATAACCGCATTATTAGTCTAGATATTCAATCATGTACCATTTTgatacgaattaattatagattaatGGGAAGACAAGTTTAAACTAAATTGTTTGATGATCAGtttattcttcgaaaaattatcgaacCATGCGAGCCATTGCTAACCCTTGACGAGAACTTAGAAAGCTCAAAAAGGCCAAACAAACATTTTAAGGAATTTTTAGATTTGAAATAGGCTGATTGAATCGACTTTTTTGAGAATCTGAAAATGCATAGGATGCATCGAActcgaaaaaaagataagaaaaaattacctTGGCTTTTTACCCAAACATAAGGAAAtcgtatcgattataatagCCGGTAgtatatgaagaaaatacatgaagataagataaattggtcgatattttatattccgaAAGCTTAAGTACCAAATTGCTTCGTTAGTCGGTAATAATTCAACTTTCTTCGTCGACATTTTTTTGAATTCCTTAAAAGTAATTGGATTATCCGTAGATGTGTAATTATAAATAGGAATTTCTTCGATGGATCTGAAAGATTACAGTAAGCGgtaatttaactttttctaaTCGTCATTTGGtttgatcgaaaatatttcgaataaacgtGATTAATTGACGTTACCTTCGATTATTCGCTATATCCCAGGCACTAACGATTAGCGCATTAGTCGTCAGATCTCCGGGTATAATGTTTACATTTAGCGATTCATCGCAAAGATGAATTCGTATTATTCCGATTGCACCACCTGCTGTAATTCCCACTAACCCGTTCATATTATCGGTCCATCCTTTTGTAGGTTCAATATACGTTGGTAACACTAAGAATATtagttaattattatgtattatttattgcttTGTTCTAACAGAGTCACATTATTACGAACCGATTCCTGGACGAAATATTCCAATCGGCATTAAGCCAGCATGCCTTTTTACGATATTCTCGGCGATTGATTTCGTATAAACATATGTATTCGGCCATACTCCAAGTAAACTAATACCAGAAATaagattcaatttttaattgtcgGTCTCGTAACCTGCcctcttaatatatttttaatgtattcaCGACCGGAAACGTAATTACAAAAGGTCATTACAATATCGATAGATGGTTACACGTAACGAAGTTCTAACGATAATGGTATtgacaaaaataatgaacagCCACAAAAATTGCAAATCTTTGATCTATCAAGCAGATTTTTCAAATGACGTTATATAACTaaagaacattattattaaatattaaattgtaattgttgatttgtttcttcaatttcttttaattttgttaaattctaTTGTCAAATATGTTCAActgtgatattattttttaattcaataatgaATCGTAATTTGTCTTATGATTAGATACAACGTAAAGATAGTATtcaaaaagaatttgaaaaaatgttgttgaattttaatttacaggaaattcattattttcgtttccaggaaatataatcaatgaatttaagtagcatttaaaattttttaattttcagtaacttttcatgaattatttaatttgttccCTAATATTTTCACCAAAAAtttacttaaaataaaaacattatgcGAAGaagcaatattttttatattctcataCATTTGGATAGTAAAAACTTGCGATATACTGGAACAGATTTTCGAAGATTGTATACGTGTTCAGTTAATCGTTTCGCTCGACAAATGCCAAGTACGAATCTGTGGAAATATAATGGGAGAAAACAATCGTGAAATCAAGTGAAATCGGTGATAGACTTACTGCGGTGTAATATCATCGAGCAATTTCTCATCCATAGATTCCATCAAATCGATGAATTTGTCGGCATCCATCGGtggattataaaatttctcctCGATCTGATTTTGAAGACAATTGGCATAAGCCGTTGATACATGGACGAAACTCTAGAATACAAAAGATAACGAACATTTATTAGAGTCAATCATTCAATTAAAGATccacataattaataatatgtgcAGAGTGTCTCAATAACCATGTTCCGAATCGATACCCTTACTAATTTTAAAGATGCGAAGAAATAACGGAGAACCTAATTCATTGGTTCAAAGGAGCATACATTAATCAATGGTTTTTCTGAATcatttttttgtgttttcgaTGTCACAGAGAATTTGTTAAATAGGGATAcatactttcatttttattcgaattgtAATAGATAAGGTCAGGATGAATCAAACGCACTATAATACTGTGAACTTGACACGATTTtgagtaaaatgaaaatgatagaaGTGATTCAATTGATGTTAATAAtggaataactataatgaaaatattaatcaggAAAGGTTTCCTTGAACAAGTACTCGAAATGAAATCCatcaaaaacaaatttctcttAACATTTGATTGACACAGTAAGTCCGACCGTGCCCATCATGTTGATTTACATTTGATATTATCCAGGCGTGCAGGTAACTGTCTTCTAACTGtccaaattttataatatttttttgtgcaACGACTCGACAAGGTCACAGTATTATAGATTGGGGTTGGACACCCCTTGTTCTCAGCTATCACGCTGCGACGACGACAATTACTTTAGAAATATACACCCAACATGAATTTGTGCTCACAATTTTATtgctttaataaattattcttcttataattcttttcttttttttttgaagaaattacCTTTTGTCTGAATTAGcatatacttataaataatcttCATCGATTCTTTAATTTCGTATGAGACATTCAAATGCCCTATTCCTCTACACGAAGCATTCTCATTTATTGCCTACTTACATGCCCatatatatgagtataaaACTTGTGAATTCTTTGTCAAGGAAGCGATTTTATTAGTCGTATTTGAATTTTCGCGAAACTTCAATTTCTTCGCTTGGAAAAATTTCGGTGACTTAGAAAAGGAACTGAATGGAATAGAGTAGGAAATAACGTGTTTCTTTGAATCAAACAATTGATTTCTTCCgcttatcataaaaaataatagaaataaagattgATGTTAGAGTTATTAGCACTCATACAAAGAATAGTATGCGTACCTTTAGTTTCGACATTTCCTTAGATAAGTATATTAAATCCTTCAGACTTTGAACATTAATAGCTGCCGCCAATTTGATTTTCTCGTTGAATCGCACAGTA
Proteins encoded in this window:
- the LOC124957302 gene encoding fatty acyl-CoA reductase wat-like isoform X3, whose amino-acid sequence is MENTSENRSEETEMMGVPIIANNQEMAVANNDLELGTSNEYSSNETLSSVEDIDKLTTIQTFYVNQCLFITGGTGFMGKMLIEKLLRGCPGINRIYVLIRRKKDRSVSKRMEEIVENSSFVHVSTAYANCLQNQIEEKFYNPPMDADKFIDLMESMDEKLLDDITPHLLGVWPNTYVYTKSIAENIVKRHAGLMPIGIFRPGIVLPTYIEPTKGWTDNMNGLVGITAGGAIGIIRIHLCDESLNVNIIPGDLTTNALIVSAWDIANNRRSIEEIPIYNYTSTDNPITFKEFKKMSTKKVELLPTNEAIWYLSFRNIKYRPIYLIFMYFLHILPAIIIDTISLCLGKKPRLLKLYKKIYTLSNIFSYFTCTKLNFTNKRWNELLNKLTTDDRKFFFCDIKDLIWDTYFENYILGIRMYILKDPIETLPQARIKCRRLYWKHQAFKLFIFCVFLMITWMMIFRHL
- the LOC124957302 gene encoding fatty acyl-CoA reductase wat-like isoform X2, giving the protein MMGVPIIANNQEMAVANNDLELGTSNEYSSNETLSSVEDIDKLTTIQTFYVNQCLFITGGTGFMGKMLIEKLLRGCPGINRIYVLIRRKKDRSVSKRMEEIVENSLFNTLRKQQPGFQNRLVAIEGDCSLPNLGISITDRAKLIREVSIVFHLAATVRFNEKIKLAAAINVQSLKDLIYLSKEMSKLKSFVHVSTAYANCLQNQIEEKFYNPPMDADKFIDLMESMDEKLLDDITPHLLGVWPNTYVYTKSIAENIVKRHAGLMPIGIFRPGIVLPTYIEPTKGWTDNMNGLVGITAGGAIGIIRIHLCDESLNVNIIPGDLTTNALIVSAWDIANNRRSIEEIPIYNYTSTDNPITFKEFKKMSTKKVELLPTNEAIWYLSFRNIKYRPIYLIFMYFLHILPAIIIDTISLCLGKKPRLLKLYKKIYTLSNIFSYFTCTKLNFTNKRWNELLNKLTTDDRKFFFCDIKDLIWDTYFENYILGIRMYILKDPIETLPQARIKCRRLYWKHQAFKLFIFCVFLMITWMMIFRHL
- the LOC124957302 gene encoding fatty acyl-CoA reductase wat-like isoform X1, which translates into the protein MENTSENRSEETEMMGVPIIANNQEMAVANNDLELGTSNEYSSNETLSSVEDIDKLTTIQTFYVNQCLFITGGTGFMGKMLIEKLLRGCPGINRIYVLIRRKKDRSVSKRMEEIVENSLFNTLRKQQPGFQNRLVAIEGDCSLPNLGISITDRAKLIREVSIVFHLAATVRFNEKIKLAAAINVQSLKDLIYLSKEMSKLKSFVHVSTAYANCLQNQIEEKFYNPPMDADKFIDLMESMDEKLLDDITPHLLGVWPNTYVYTKSIAENIVKRHAGLMPIGIFRPGIVLPTYIEPTKGWTDNMNGLVGITAGGAIGIIRIHLCDESLNVNIIPGDLTTNALIVSAWDIANNRRSIEEIPIYNYTSTDNPITFKEFKKMSTKKVELLPTNEAIWYLSFRNIKYRPIYLIFMYFLHILPAIIIDTISLCLGKKPRLLKLYKKIYTLSNIFSYFTCTKLNFTNKRWNELLNKLTTDDRKFFFCDIKDLIWDTYFENYILGIRMYILKDPIETLPQARIKCRRLYWKHQAFKLFIFCVFLMITWMMIFRHL